A part of Aurantimicrobium sp. MWH-Uga1 genomic DNA contains:
- a CDS encoding response regulator transcription factor: MENPKILIVDDEPNIRDLLTTSLRFSGFNVQAVGNGAAAISAVLAEEPDLIVLDVMLPDMNGFSVTKRLRSSGYTAPVLFLTAKDDTQDKITGLTVGGDDYVTKPFSLDEIVARIKAILRRTMQADEEALIRAGEITMDQDTHEVVVNDSVVELSPTEFKLLRYLMLNPNRVLSKAQILDHVWEYDFNGDAGIVESYVSYLRRKLDAVSTEPLIATKRGFGYMLKVAKAS, translated from the coding sequence ATGGAAAATCCAAAAATCCTCATAGTTGATGACGAACCCAACATTCGCGACCTGCTGACCACCAGCCTTCGCTTCTCCGGGTTTAATGTTCAGGCAGTCGGAAATGGTGCCGCAGCGATTTCTGCAGTTCTGGCAGAAGAACCTGACCTCATCGTCCTCGACGTCATGCTCCCAGACATGAACGGTTTCTCCGTGACGAAGCGTTTGCGCTCCTCCGGATACACCGCACCCGTTCTTTTCCTCACTGCTAAAGATGACACCCAAGACAAGATCACGGGTCTCACCGTCGGCGGAGACGACTACGTCACAAAGCCATTTAGTCTCGATGAGATCGTCGCTCGCATCAAGGCGATTTTGCGCCGCACGATGCAAGCAGACGAGGAAGCACTCATCCGTGCTGGTGAGATCACCATGGATCAGGACACTCACGAAGTCGTTGTCAACGATAGCGTCGTGGAACTGAGCCCCACCGAATTCAAGCTACTGCGATACCTCATGCTCAACCCCAACCGTGTGCTGAGCAAAGCTCAGATTCTTGATCACGTGTGGGAATACGACTTCAACGGTGATGCAGGAATCGTGGAATCCTATGTCTCCTACCTGCGCCGCAAACTTGATGCCGTCTCCACAGAGCCTCTAATTGCCACCAAGCGTGGCTTCGGTTACATGCTCAAGGTTGCCAAAGCCTCCTAA
- a CDS encoding DUF3263 domain-containing protein produces MLDERDRAILDFEREWWERSGAKEDAIRQTFGLSPARYYQVLGTIMSSADALAYDPELVNRLQRVREERHRSRHRRVNPESSGKN; encoded by the coding sequence GTGTTAGACGAGCGTGATCGTGCCATTCTCGATTTCGAACGTGAATGGTGGGAACGCTCAGGCGCCAAAGAGGATGCCATCAGACAAACCTTCGGTTTGTCTCCGGCTCGCTACTACCAAGTTCTGGGCACGATTATGTCCTCTGCAGATGCACTCGCTTATGATCCTGAGTTGGTCAATAGGCTCCAACGCGTCAGGGAAGAACGTCACCGTTCCCGCCACAGGCGCGTTAACCCTGAATCTTCAGGCAAGAACTGA
- a CDS encoding DUF3048 domain-containing protein, giving the protein MTKTSRTLTRAVGIAALSALAFGLVACSGGSPSPTTPSYKSTYKAPAPVAYAPLTGLVLPEGTTVGPALSVKICNVYNCEPQDGLNQSDVVFEEIVEGGITRYVAIWNSNVPAVVGPVRSLRPMDADIAAPFGGIIAYSGYGAQETRDLAVDTGLVNVTENDPAMFRNDYNVAPYNLMLRAQEVIAANPGLAPPAQQWAYSSSLATSTAALDGSPASSVQLVFSNQSDNMWTYDAASGKYLRTQWGGPDLDLTGAQLSTSNVVVMKVNVDEFVGVPRTRMVDSGEMWVLSGGKAVHGTWSKAATAAPIVFKGDNGVTVRLAPGNTWIEMVPNDSYVPGGSVTINP; this is encoded by the coding sequence GTGACTAAAACTTCGCGTACTCTCACTCGTGCTGTCGGAATAGCTGCTCTGAGCGCTCTTGCGTTTGGTCTGGTTGCGTGTTCTGGTGGATCTCCATCACCAACTACCCCCAGCTATAAATCCACGTATAAAGCACCTGCTCCCGTTGCTTATGCTCCGTTGACCGGGCTTGTCCTCCCCGAGGGCACCACGGTGGGGCCTGCACTGTCGGTGAAGATTTGTAACGTCTACAACTGTGAGCCACAAGATGGTCTTAACCAGAGTGATGTGGTTTTTGAAGAAATCGTCGAAGGTGGCATTACTCGCTATGTCGCCATTTGGAACTCGAACGTTCCTGCCGTGGTTGGCCCTGTTCGTTCATTGCGTCCCATGGATGCGGACATTGCTGCACCATTTGGCGGAATCATTGCGTACTCCGGTTATGGAGCTCAAGAAACGCGTGACTTGGCCGTCGACACTGGTTTGGTCAACGTCACCGAAAATGATCCAGCGATGTTCCGCAACGACTACAACGTCGCTCCCTACAACCTGATGCTGCGCGCTCAGGAGGTTATCGCTGCGAACCCCGGTCTTGCCCCACCTGCACAACAGTGGGCTTACTCTTCTTCACTGGCAACCTCCACGGCGGCATTGGATGGAAGCCCAGCTTCGTCTGTTCAGTTAGTGTTTAGCAACCAGTCTGACAACATGTGGACATACGACGCTGCGTCAGGCAAATATCTGCGCACCCAATGGGGCGGCCCCGACCTTGACCTCACCGGTGCTCAGCTGAGCACTAGCAACGTGGTTGTCATGAAGGTGAACGTGGACGAATTTGTGGGTGTTCCCCGCACCCGCATGGTTGATAGTGGCGAGATGTGGGTGCTCTCCGGTGGCAAGGCTGTCCACGGAACCTGGAGCAAAGCTGCAACTGCTGCGCCGATTGTCTTCAAGGGAGACAACGGTGTGACCGTGCGTCTGGCACCAGGAAACACCTGGATCGAAATGGTTCCCAACGATTCCTACGTTCCCGGTGGAAGCGTGACCATCAACCCCTAG
- a CDS encoding thioredoxin domain-containing protein encodes MSTGAHGNRPTRNQQREAARAKAKELREQQVKTEKRRRLFLQGGIGLGIIAIATIFIVTLATSGPKEGPRPANMASDGIVLSGSGMGAILSDAGAPGSDPIATTPTPGSSTVNIVVYQDYLCPACKAFDEANAQQLQTLVEAGAATLELHPIGMLANRSAGTQYSLRSTAAAACVAEYSPNTFWAVNQAFYLNQPQEGTPGWNDDELKALIAKQKPENQTKIDKCIADQTFIPWAKQATDYALNGPMADAAKQSGANGVGTPTILVNGKVYTGSIVDPKEFLAFITQVAGDSASTTPATPAAG; translated from the coding sequence ATGAGCACCGGAGCCCACGGCAACCGACCCACTCGAAACCAGCAGCGTGAAGCTGCTCGTGCAAAAGCTAAAGAACTTCGCGAACAGCAAGTCAAGACAGAGAAGCGTCGCCGCCTGTTCCTTCAAGGCGGTATTGGCTTGGGCATCATTGCCATCGCCACTATCTTCATCGTGACCTTGGCCACCTCCGGCCCCAAGGAAGGCCCACGTCCTGCCAACATGGCCAGCGACGGCATCGTGCTTTCTGGCTCTGGAATGGGTGCGATTCTCTCTGACGCGGGCGCTCCCGGTTCAGACCCCATTGCAACTACGCCAACTCCTGGATCCTCAACCGTGAACATTGTGGTTTACCAGGACTACCTCTGCCCTGCATGTAAGGCATTTGATGAGGCAAACGCTCAGCAGCTCCAAACACTTGTTGAAGCTGGGGCGGCAACTCTAGAACTTCACCCCATTGGTATGTTGGCTAACCGTTCGGCTGGAACCCAGTACTCGTTGCGTTCAACTGCAGCTGCAGCCTGTGTTGCTGAATACTCACCCAACACTTTCTGGGCAGTCAACCAGGCGTTCTATCTCAACCAGCCTCAAGAAGGAACCCCTGGTTGGAACGATGACGAGCTCAAGGCTCTGATTGCCAAGCAGAAGCCAGAGAACCAAACCAAGATTGATAAGTGCATTGCAGACCAGACATTTATCCCCTGGGCTAAGCAGGCAACTGACTATGCGCTCAACGGCCCCATGGCTGATGCAGCAAAGCAGTCAGGAGCTAACGGTGTGGGCACACCTACCATCTTGGTCAATGGCAAGGTCTACACCGGATCCATCGTGGACCCTAAGGAATTCCTTGCTTTCATTACCCAAGTTGCCGGTGACTCTGCATCGACGACACCCGCTACTCCTGCCGCAGGTTAG
- a CDS encoding LytR C-terminal domain-containing protein — protein sequence MAEKNVQDIFDDLVITSDRRGVHRAPKRPGAGWIKFAWAALATGVLVVGGVGTLIVSSDSISMKDFESIFALPTPAASATPKPTAAPTIDPASVVNVLNATGQAGYATQVGDMLAAEGWTIGAKSNASENTTETFIYYGNPSLEGAARGVAQSLGYGTIKLTDKYIESSAAITLVLGSDYVG from the coding sequence ATGGCTGAAAAGAACGTGCAGGACATTTTTGATGATCTGGTGATCACATCAGATCGTCGCGGTGTTCACCGTGCTCCGAAGCGCCCCGGCGCTGGCTGGATTAAGTTTGCCTGGGCAGCTCTAGCTACTGGTGTTCTTGTCGTCGGAGGCGTGGGAACGTTGATTGTCTCCAGTGACAGCATCAGCATGAAAGATTTTGAGAGCATCTTTGCGCTGCCTACCCCAGCCGCCTCAGCAACACCTAAGCCCACGGCAGCACCAACAATCGATCCAGCATCTGTGGTGAACGTGCTCAACGCAACCGGCCAAGCTGGATACGCCACCCAAGTTGGTGACATGCTTGCCGCTGAGGGGTGGACAATTGGCGCGAAATCTAACGCGAGCGAAAACACCACAGAGACCTTCATTTATTACGGAAACCCTTCCTTGGAGGGTGCTGCACGAGGTGTTGCCCAGTCGCTGGGATACGGCACAATCAAGCTCACAGACAAGTACATTGAGAGCTCCGCCGCCATCACGTTAGTGCTCGGTTCAGATTACGTTGGCTAA
- a CDS encoding DNA repair helicase XPB yields MPEGPLIVQSDRSVLLEVAHPQAADARHDLAVFAELERAPEHIHTYRITRLGLWNARAAGHTAEEILGTLEKYSKYAIPATVSIDIEETVNRYGRLTIERDAEGVLILRGTDNAVLAEVSRSKKVSDLLVDRREDGSYEVAAWARGQLKQELLKLGWPAEDHAGYKPGAHHDIDLATDGWALRHYQEKAVSNFLDGGSGVVVLPCGAGKTLVGAGAMAATKTDTLILVTNTVSARQWRDELLKRTSLTPDEIGEYSGATKEIKPVTIATYQILTAKRGGEFAHLALLDALDWGLVIYDEVHLLPAPVFKLTAELQARRRLGLTATLVREDGRESDVFSLIGPKRFDAPWKEIEQEGFISPAECKEIRIDLDPEERLIYAAASDAERYRLAATSPRKIEIAKKLIAAHPGERVLVIGQYLDQLAELGDALGVPEITGSTAVDERERLFNAFRDGSEPVLVVSKVANFSVDLPEASVAIQVSGAFGSRQEEAQRLGRLLRPKKSGFTATFYTLVARDTVDQDYALNRQRFLAEQGYSYEIIDGHTI; encoded by the coding sequence ATGCCCGAAGGACCGCTCATTGTTCAAAGCGACCGTTCCGTTTTACTGGAAGTCGCTCACCCGCAGGCCGCAGACGCCCGCCATGACCTAGCTGTCTTTGCGGAGCTTGAACGCGCTCCCGAGCACATTCACACCTATCGCATTACCCGTTTGGGGTTATGGAATGCGCGTGCTGCTGGGCATACCGCAGAAGAAATCTTGGGAACGCTCGAGAAGTATTCGAAGTATGCAATCCCAGCCACTGTCTCGATAGATATCGAAGAAACCGTCAATCGTTACGGACGACTCACGATAGAACGAGATGCTGAGGGTGTGCTTATTCTTCGCGGCACAGACAATGCCGTGCTGGCAGAAGTATCGCGATCGAAGAAGGTCTCCGACTTACTCGTGGATCGTCGGGAGGATGGCAGCTACGAAGTAGCTGCCTGGGCTCGAGGACAACTCAAGCAGGAACTTCTCAAGCTGGGGTGGCCGGCGGAAGATCATGCCGGATATAAGCCCGGTGCACACCATGACATTGATCTCGCAACCGATGGGTGGGCACTGCGCCACTACCAAGAGAAGGCTGTGTCTAACTTTCTCGATGGTGGCTCTGGTGTTGTCGTGCTTCCCTGTGGCGCGGGAAAGACCTTGGTCGGTGCCGGCGCGATGGCTGCCACCAAGACGGACACGTTGATTTTGGTCACCAATACTGTCTCTGCTCGCCAGTGGCGAGATGAACTTCTCAAGCGCACCTCCTTGACGCCTGATGAAATTGGCGAGTACTCCGGCGCAACCAAGGAGATCAAACCGGTCACCATCGCGACCTATCAAATCCTCACTGCCAAACGCGGTGGAGAATTTGCGCACCTGGCACTGCTTGATGCGCTGGACTGGGGTCTGGTGATCTATGACGAGGTTCACCTCTTGCCAGCGCCGGTGTTCAAGCTGACGGCGGAGCTGCAAGCTCGACGCCGTCTGGGCTTGACAGCGACGCTGGTGCGTGAAGACGGTCGTGAATCAGACGTGTTTAGCCTGATTGGTCCCAAACGTTTTGATGCACCCTGGAAAGAAATTGAGCAAGAAGGTTTTATTTCTCCAGCCGAGTGTAAAGAAATCCGCATTGACCTCGATCCCGAGGAGCGTTTGATCTATGCAGCTGCCAGCGATGCTGAACGTTATCGCCTGGCTGCAACCTCCCCACGCAAAATTGAAATTGCAAAGAAACTCATTGCCGCCCACCCCGGTGAGCGTGTGCTGGTAATTGGTCAATATCTTGACCAGCTAGCTGAGCTGGGGGATGCCCTGGGTGTTCCAGAGATTACGGGCTCTACTGCGGTTGATGAGCGAGAGCGTTTGTTCAATGCGTTTCGCGATGGCAGTGAGCCGGTGCTGGTGGTGAGCAAGGTGGCCAACTTTTCTGTCGACCTTCCCGAAGCTAGTGTGGCAATTCAGGTTTCTGGCGCATTTGGTTCACGGCAAGAGGAAGCTCAACGCCTGGGTCGCTTGTTACGCCCCAAGAAGAGTGGTTTCACCGCGACTTTTTACACCCTGGTTGCCAGAGACACGGTGGATCAGGATTACGCGCTGAACCGTCAACGTTTCTTGGCTGAACAAGGGTATTCCTACGAAATCATTGACGGTCACACCATCTAA
- the rlmB gene encoding 23S rRNA (guanosine(2251)-2'-O)-methyltransferase RlmB has product MAGKPRAGAVRKSGKGPSKGTGGLGRRALEGKGPTPKAEDREWHPAGKAKIRREKLAAMGKLNRNNKDGQRKAAPKRSKAADDTEIVTGRNSVLEALRAKIPATALYIATRIEMDDRVKEMLAIATQRGIPILEVMKPELDRMGGYDSVHQGVAVKVPPYNYAHPNDLLEAAFEANKTPLFVALDGITDPRNLGAIIRSTAAFGGNGIILPQRRSVGVTAAAWKTSAGAAARLPVSMAANLTATIKSFKDQGVFVIGLDGGGDTMLPGLELADRPLLIVVGNEGKGLSKLVTDNCDAIVSIPISSSTESLNAGIAASVALYEVARLRSASV; this is encoded by the coding sequence ATGGCAGGTAAGCCTCGGGCTGGAGCAGTCCGCAAATCAGGTAAAGGCCCCTCGAAGGGAACCGGTGGTCTAGGTCGCCGTGCCCTCGAGGGCAAGGGTCCTACCCCGAAGGCAGAGGACCGCGAGTGGCACCCCGCTGGAAAAGCAAAGATTCGTCGCGAAAAGCTTGCCGCGATGGGCAAGCTCAACCGCAACAACAAGGATGGTCAACGCAAGGCTGCGCCCAAGCGCAGTAAAGCTGCTGACGATACTGAGATCGTCACTGGTCGTAACTCGGTACTCGAAGCACTGCGTGCCAAGATTCCGGCAACAGCTTTATATATCGCTACGCGTATCGAGATGGATGACCGCGTGAAGGAAATGCTCGCCATTGCCACTCAGCGCGGCATCCCCATCTTGGAAGTGATGAAGCCTGAGCTTGACCGTATGGGTGGGTATGACTCAGTGCACCAGGGCGTTGCCGTCAAGGTTCCCCCTTACAACTACGCTCACCCCAACGATCTTCTCGAAGCAGCTTTCGAAGCAAACAAGACACCCTTGTTTGTGGCACTTGATGGCATCACCGATCCACGCAACCTTGGTGCGATTATTCGTTCGACTGCTGCCTTCGGTGGAAATGGCATCATTTTGCCTCAGCGTCGCTCGGTGGGTGTCACTGCTGCTGCCTGGAAAACCTCCGCAGGCGCGGCTGCGCGCCTGCCAGTATCCATGGCAGCGAACCTCACTGCAACTATCAAGTCCTTCAAAGACCAAGGTGTCTTTGTGATTGGTTTGGATGGCGGTGGCGACACCATGCTTCCTGGACTCGAGCTTGCTGACCGCCCACTGTTGATCGTGGTGGGTAACGAAGGTAAGGGGCTGTCCAAGCTTGTCACCGACAACTGCGACGCCATCGTCTCGATTCCTATTTCTTCCAGCACAGAATCACTCAACGCGGGTATTGCAGCCAGCGTTGCACTCTATGAAGTTGCACGTTTGCGTTCAGCATCCGTTTAG
- a CDS encoding cold-shock protein: MATGTVKWFNAEKGYGFITVDGDEQDVFVHYSAITMDGYKVLEEGQKVEFEVGTGNKGPQAESVRLA; this comes from the coding sequence ATGGCCACTGGAACCGTTAAGTGGTTCAACGCTGAAAAGGGCTACGGTTTCATCACCGTAGATGGCGACGAGCAGGACGTTTTCGTCCACTACTCCGCTATCACCATGGACGGCTACAAGGTCCTCGAAGAGGGTCAAAAAGTAGAGTTCGAGGTTGGTACCGGAAACAAGGGTCCTCAGGCTGAGTCGGTTCGACTGGCTTAA
- a CDS encoding WXG100 family type VII secretion target, whose protein sequence is MPMFHVDSDAVSTASVQAQQSIARIQSEVTALHAQLTNLQSSWSGSAATAFQAVVSEWRSTAARVDENLSSINHALSLAAQHYMDIELATARMFRG, encoded by the coding sequence ATGCCCATGTTTCATGTCGACAGCGATGCTGTCAGCACTGCGAGCGTCCAAGCCCAACAATCTATTGCCCGGATCCAGTCTGAGGTCACCGCTCTGCACGCTCAGCTGACCAACCTACAAAGCTCTTGGAGCGGCTCTGCCGCCACGGCATTTCAGGCAGTGGTTTCAGAGTGGCGGTCAACAGCAGCCAGGGTTGATGAGAACCTCAGCTCCATCAATCACGCACTCTCCCTCGCAGCACAGCACTACATGGACATTGAGCTCGCTACAGCGCGCATGTTCCGCGGTTAG
- the groL gene encoding chaperonin GroEL (60 kDa chaperone family; promotes refolding of misfolded polypeptides especially under stressful conditions; forms two stacked rings of heptamers to form a barrel-shaped 14mer; ends can be capped by GroES; misfolded proteins enter the barrel where they are refolded when GroES binds) — translation MAKLIAFDEEARRGLERGLNILADTVKVTLGPRGRNVVLEKKWGAPTITNDGVSIAKEIELDDPFEKIGAELVKEVAKKTDDVAGDGTTTATVLAQALVREGLRNVAAGADPISLKRGIEKAVAAVSEELINNAKEVETKEEIAATASISAADPEIGSLIAEAIDKVGKEGVVTVEESNAFGTELELTEGMRFDKGYLSAYFVTDPERQEAVFEDPYILIVNSKVSNIKDLLPIVDKVIQTGKQLLIIAEDVDGEALATLVVNKIRGIFKSVAVKAPGFGDRRKAMLQDIAILTGGQVIAEEVGLKLENVELDMLGKARKVVITKDETTIVEGAGDADQIAGRVAQIRAEIDNTDSDYDREKLQERLAKLAGGVAVIKAGAATEVELKERKHRIEDAVRNAKAAVEEGIVPGGGVALIQAGKTAFEKLSLTGDEATGANIVKVAIEAPLRQIALNAGHEPGVVVDKVRSLNIGWGLNAATDEYVDLLSAGIIDPAKVTRSALQNAASIAALFLTTEAVVAEKPEKAAPPMGDPSGGMDF, via the coding sequence ATGGCAAAACTAATTGCTTTTGATGAAGAGGCACGTCGCGGTCTAGAGCGCGGTCTGAACATCCTCGCTGACACCGTCAAGGTCACCCTTGGCCCACGTGGACGCAATGTCGTCCTCGAGAAGAAGTGGGGCGCCCCCACGATTACCAACGATGGTGTGTCCATCGCTAAGGAAATCGAACTGGACGACCCTTTCGAGAAGATTGGCGCCGAGCTGGTCAAGGAAGTTGCCAAGAAGACTGATGACGTTGCCGGTGATGGAACCACCACCGCAACCGTTCTGGCTCAGGCACTCGTTCGCGAAGGTCTTCGCAACGTTGCTGCTGGCGCAGACCCCATCTCGCTCAAGCGCGGTATCGAGAAGGCTGTTGCAGCTGTTTCCGAGGAACTGATCAACAACGCTAAAGAGGTTGAGACCAAGGAAGAAATCGCTGCTACTGCATCTATCTCTGCAGCTGACCCCGAGATCGGCTCACTGATTGCTGAAGCGATCGACAAGGTTGGTAAGGAAGGTGTGGTCACCGTTGAGGAGTCCAACGCTTTCGGAACCGAGCTCGAGCTCACCGAGGGTATGCGCTTCGACAAGGGTTACCTCTCCGCATACTTCGTCACCGACCCAGAGCGTCAGGAAGCAGTCTTCGAAGACCCCTACATCCTGATCGTCAACAGCAAAGTTTCCAACATCAAGGACTTGCTGCCCATCGTGGACAAGGTCATTCAGACTGGTAAGCAGCTGCTTATCATCGCTGAAGACGTTGACGGTGAAGCACTGGCAACCCTGGTTGTCAACAAGATCCGCGGAATCTTCAAGTCCGTAGCTGTGAAGGCTCCAGGCTTCGGTGACCGCCGCAAGGCCATGCTTCAGGACATCGCCATCCTCACCGGTGGTCAGGTTATCGCTGAAGAGGTCGGCCTCAAGCTCGAGAACGTTGAACTCGACATGCTGGGTAAGGCTCGCAAGGTTGTAATCACCAAGGACGAGACCACCATCGTTGAGGGTGCTGGAGACGCAGACCAGATTGCAGGTCGCGTTGCCCAGATCCGCGCCGAGATCGACAACACCGACTCCGACTACGACCGCGAGAAGCTCCAGGAGCGCCTGGCTAAGCTCGCCGGTGGTGTTGCTGTCATCAAGGCAGGTGCAGCTACCGAGGTTGAGCTCAAGGAGCGCAAGCACCGTATTGAGGACGCTGTCCGCAACGCGAAGGCTGCAGTTGAAGAGGGTATCGTCCCCGGTGGTGGTGTTGCACTGATCCAGGCTGGCAAGACTGCTTTCGAGAAGCTCTCGCTGACCGGCGACGAAGCAACCGGTGCAAACATCGTGAAGGTAGCTATCGAAGCTCCTCTTCGCCAGATTGCACTCAACGCAGGACACGAGCCCGGCGTTGTTGTTGACAAGGTTCGTTCACTCAACATCGGCTGGGGCCTCAACGCCGCAACCGACGAGTATGTTGACCTGCTCTCTGCTGGCATCATCGACCCTGCGAAGGTAACCCGCTCTGCTTTGCAGAACGCCGCATCTATCGCAGCACTGTTCCTCACAACTGAGGCAGTTGTCGCTGAGAAGCCAGAGAAGGCTGCTCCACCTATGGGTGACCCCTCCGGTGGAATGGACTTCTAA
- a CDS encoding cell wall metabolism sensor histidine kinase WalK: MPFNLTDTWNAISLRTKVTGVTVLLLTIGLLVSGIGTMAMLKPALIGQLDTQLKAVEQDLSSVLQLSKTGTTQQTAPTDYYYAVYSASGILLEQNWSDKPAASRPDLPNGITVAQAGTLDGAIFPIKSENNRTLFHAIAVPVTFDDSTGTLGTVVVALSTASVDRLMTTYLSIFLGLGIAIVIVGALLTRFLVTTTFAPLRQVEETAVAIADGNLSLRLPASAPTNTEVGRLNRSLNIMLARIDRAFADRARTIDQMQRFVGDASHELRTPLVSVRGYAELYRMGALQTPEDVAQAMDRIEKEAIRMGALVEDLLELARMDESRPLEISTFDLLAVAQDAALDAGAFDPERTITVSGDSVEIQAEENKIRQVVTNLMGNALRFTPVGSPLELVVSHNDGAKNATISIVDHGEGIPKQLREKIFERFYRADNSRARETGGSGLGLAIVASIVKAHGGDIKVTATKGGGATFSVSLPVVHTPTEL; encoded by the coding sequence ATGCCTTTCAATCTCACAGACACATGGAACGCCATCTCCTTGCGCACCAAGGTGACCGGCGTCACAGTGTTGTTGCTGACGATTGGATTGCTGGTTTCGGGCATTGGAACCATGGCCATGCTCAAGCCCGCCTTGATCGGACAGCTGGATACACAGCTCAAGGCTGTGGAGCAGGATCTATCCAGTGTGTTGCAGCTGAGTAAAACCGGTACAACCCAGCAAACAGCCCCCACGGACTACTACTACGCGGTCTATAGCGCCAGCGGCATCCTGCTCGAGCAAAACTGGTCAGATAAGCCAGCAGCGAGCCGTCCCGACCTCCCCAATGGCATTACTGTTGCCCAGGCTGGAACGCTTGACGGTGCCATCTTCCCCATCAAGTCGGAAAACAATCGCACCCTCTTCCATGCGATTGCTGTGCCCGTCACCTTCGATGATTCCACCGGAACACTGGGCACCGTGGTCGTTGCACTGTCCACCGCAAGCGTGGACCGACTCATGACCACCTATCTCTCGATCTTCCTCGGCTTAGGGATTGCCATCGTGATTGTGGGAGCTTTGCTGACACGGTTCTTGGTGACCACAACCTTTGCCCCGCTGCGCCAAGTGGAAGAAACAGCTGTGGCAATTGCTGATGGTAACTTGAGCCTTCGTTTGCCTGCCAGCGCACCCACCAACACCGAGGTGGGGCGACTGAACCGCTCCCTGAACATCATGCTTGCGCGCATTGACCGCGCCTTTGCCGATCGTGCGCGCACTATTGACCAAATGCAACGCTTCGTCGGTGACGCAAGCCATGAGCTGCGTACCCCCCTGGTTTCTGTCCGCGGCTATGCCGAGCTTTATCGCATGGGTGCACTCCAAACACCCGAAGATGTAGCTCAAGCCATGGACCGCATCGAGAAGGAAGCCATTCGCATGGGTGCCTTGGTTGAGGACCTTTTGGAACTAGCGCGCATGGATGAAAGTCGTCCCCTCGAAATCAGCACCTTTGACCTGCTTGCTGTTGCCCAAGATGCAGCATTAGATGCAGGAGCTTTTGACCCCGAGCGCACCATCACCGTCAGCGGTGACTCTGTTGAGATTCAAGCCGAAGAAAACAAGATTCGTCAGGTTGTGACCAACCTGATGGGTAATGCTTTGCGCTTTACTCCCGTGGGCTCCCCCCTGGAACTCGTTGTCTCTCACAACGACGGGGCAAAGAATGCAACCATCTCGATTGTTGACCACGGTGAAGGAATCCCGAAGCAACTGCGAGAGAAAATCTTCGAGCGCTTCTATCGTGCCGATAACTCTCGTGCGCGCGAGACAGGCGGAAGTGGACTGGGACTAGCCATCGTGGCCTCGATTGTGAAGGCACATGGCGGAGACATCAAGGTCACCGCAACCAAGGGTGGCGGGGCAACCTTCTCCGTCAGCCTGCCTGTCGTCCACACCCCTACCGAGCTCTAA